The Ruminococcaceae bacterium R-25 genomic interval AGCGGGGAACATCCCCGCTCTCGATGGACCCGGGTCTTACGACCAGCCCCAATCAGTTACCTGATCTTATTGATATTATATTCACCATGTATATCGATGTCAATTAGAGTTAAGCCGAACTTAAAGCTCATTGGAATAACATTAAGGAAGTGTACTTTCTACAATAATTAATCAGCATGAAACACTCTGGATAAACACAGGATTAGTATGTATTATTACCTACGTGTTTCTTTCTTAACACAATCCACTACAAAAACTCCCTTATCAGTAACTAAGTACCACGACAGATTGTATCTGTCGTCTCCGGTGACATAATTACTGTAGACAATATCGGCATATATAAGCACAGCAGAGTAATCGCAGGCCTTATTAGCGATCTTAAGAGCCTCATCTAAAGAAATCGGCTTTTGAACATCTGTACCGGCAGGTTCATAATTTGAGCAGTCTATCGTCATTTCCGAGATTCCGTTCACGCCGATGGTTACTTTGACACCGCCGTTAAGAATAAATACTCCGTCATATATCTGACGTTCAAATACAAAGGTGTGTGAATCAGTCTCCCGGAAAGCAGTTTCATATTCAGCAGCAGAACTGCAAGAAGCACGTAGGTATTTCATCCAGCTTTGACTGGGTATCGCAACACGTTCTGCACCCACTATCTCCGCAGCTTTCTTTTGAGCGATGGGCAGACTTTCTTCAGGGAGCATGTTCATTTTCGGAGCCTGATATTCGCCGTCACGCTCACCTGTCACCATGGCATCATAGAACCATATGCTGCCATTCTTCTCATCAATTCTGACCGTTCTGTATGGTATAGAAGGATCCGTACTCTCATATTCGGTTGAACCATATGATTTATAGTTTTTACCCAACAGCGCAGTCAGCATTTTCTGCCGGAACTCCCTGTCAACAGTGCGGACAAGCGTAGCCGGATATCTGTTATTGATAACGGCATCATCCGGAATAACAGTATCCGGTCCTACGCTGATCTTATTTTCTACATCTTCAGGACTCGAAACGACAACAGATTCAGGATTGATAGAAAGTCTTTGTGTCTCTCCTGTAGGTTCGATAGAACTGCAATTAACATATCCGTACAGTCCATCCTGGGTATATACAAGACTGAAAAAACTAAGTTCTTTCAAAACAACAACAGTAGAGCCATAATCAAGACCCGTAATCACGTTATAGCCAACTTCCGGCTCACTGCGAAGATATTCACCTTTGATCACTACCTTATAAATTGGGAAGTCCTGATCAACAGTACCAGTCGCAGGATTATCAGTGCTGAATTCTGTAGTGAAACCTATGCTGTCTATAGACTCATTAGAAACATCACATGCCGTCGTCAACAGCAGCGCAGCAGATAAAACTATAGCAAGGACATTTTTCATTCTAATTTTCCTTTGCAAGTATAATTCTAAAGATGATGGCATTTTCAACATAATAAAGAATGAATTTTCACTCTTGACTAATCTCCGAGCTGCTACTATATTACAGGATTCCGGCGATAACTGATCTCATCTATAACATAAATACTATTATCAATATTCTGAATATGCAATTCTAACCATCCGCTCTTCTCATCTTTAATGAAACTAGTATATTCTCTAAACGCATTAACAAATCGTCATATGTCATAATATCAACAACGTTTATATTTGTCCTTTAATCAGTTCAAAATGTCTCCTTGAAATCAGTAGTTAATCTATTAATCTTTCAATCCTTTTTATTAACCACATTGGTCTGCACCTCCATAAATCTTGCGCTCCTTGCTCACACTGATCCGAAATACTATACTCACAAATAAGAGAGCACTCGATCAGGTAAACGCCTACTCGATGTTTTCTTATGCTATTTAGTTAGTTGCCCCGCGGTCGCCAAACTACACGGGCAACTTTTTATTTGTTTTTATGAACTTGTAAGATTTCCAGATACATCACAATACAAGTATACTGAGTAGTATTGCGAATCAGATCCATGTGTAGCAGTTCCATACGCCCTTGCATAAGCATTGCTTCCACTCTTTCCGGAACTAACACTTGGTGAACTGCTCCAACCTAATAATGGTGTTGGTGTAAACGTTGCACTTGCTGAAGTTGTTAAACAAGTTCTACCATCCGGATGTAATTAGCACAAAATATACTTATTATTTGTTTATTCTTGATTCAAATACCGAAGTCTTCCAATCTTAACGATTTCATCTTGCACTTAACACATCCATAATCAGAATGTGTTCCAAGATAATAAAGCTTTACCACTTCATGTGGCGGACATTTCGGACTTTTCTCGTTAATAACAATAGCATCAAATTCTTCTTCCTGCATTTTGTACATAATAAATCCTCCTTATTATTTATAAATGTGCTAGACACTGGTCAATCAAATGCTGAAGATGATTTATTGTTGTCTCATCCCAGCATTCGTATCGTTTTTTGTATTCAATGCATGCCATAAAATGATCATATGCAGATCTGTAATTCTCCATGTCAAACTGAACTTGTCCACCTGTGTAAACATTGTCATAATCCTTAGGGTTATAAACTGTCATATCAATTCCCCCCTTTTTGTTCTATCTTTTATCGTTTTACAGCCAACAATCTTCACTTTATTATCTTTGTCATTAACAGTATAAATGAGATATCAGAATAAGAGCACCCATTACTCCACTATATGACCCGGTACTTTTCCAGCAGAATCAATTACCTGCTTTAAACAATGGTTATATATTCTCTCTGCAATCTGCTTAACATTCTCTTGTAACCAGATATATGCCGTAGTTCCTTTTTGATAATCAGCTTCAGCATACATATCGATTCTGCCATCCTTTATTAATTCATTAACCTGATTAAACGCTTTAACATCACCTTTTGGATAAATAGCAAAAGTCTTTCCGCCATATTGTTTAAGGATTGAGAATACGGGAATGTCACTAGGGCCGTCAGCAATATAAATCATATTTTCAAATGGCACACGCCTTTTGTCTCTGTCTATTTTGCTGTTGACATCAATGTTGAATTTGTTTGATCCTTTATTAATTTCAAAAATAGCTCTGGTTTTAGATGTATTATCTATCATGTAACCTATCTGATTCAAAACGCTATCTTTCTTTTCTTTCTCATTAATTCGGATATCTAGATTCGAACGTATTGGTTCTTCTATAAACTCACAACCCCATATTCCATCTACAAAATCATTTATCTTTGAACCTTTGATCATTTCGGTGATTCCGGTACTAACAATATAATGTTCTACTTGAATAGAGAAGTTTTTATACTTTTGCTCTACCTCGACAATATGTTTTAAATCGCGAAATATATCCGGTACTCCAGGATAAAAAGAAAGCTGCTCGCCGAATTCATTCAGTTTTTTATTATTTAGGCCTTCAAATATTCCCTGATTAACACATGTAATTATATGATTTAAATATATGGTGTCTTTATTAACGCGTATTCCTCTTTGGGAATATTCGTCAGGTAATTCATTGACTTCTTTCCAAAAGGTCTTTGCATCAACACCATATGCATTGAATATTGGCTCTTGCATATAACCAGGGATGAGGGTCTTATCAAAATCCCATATAATTGCGATTACATTCTGTTCCATATAATTGATCTCCTAATGTTCACAGGAATTTATCCTCTGCCAAGTATACCTTTTGTCCAATAATAGATATAAGTTGGTTTTAACAGTAAACTTATTTCCATTTATGTAATATCTTTCCTCTCAAAATACCTCTTTCCCATCAGATATACTGCTATCACCATAAAACAGGCGATTATTAGTCCACTGAGCGGATTAATACCCTGTTCATGGTAATATGAACTCCTTACCCACATAGTAAAACTTCCCGGGAGGAACCAAGCTGTATAATACGCCGATAGGACATACAATCCGCTAGTAATTGCAAAGCTCGTTACTGGAGAAAGAATAAAACTCAAAAGCAATTGAACAAGACATATACCAATGGTGATCAACACAGGAATCAGTAAAGCTATAATAATGAGATCTGTACTACTAACATATGACATGTTATATCCAAAAATAAACTTTATGAATTCGTCCGTGACACCAAGTGAAAATTCGGCACCATGAAATAAAGCAAACACAATGCATGATAATATAGCAACTACATAATAGAACAGAACCGACAATATGCACCAAAGCATTTTGGAAAGCCACCAGGAGGCCCTGGATCTTCCTGCCAACATCACATTAACCCCGTTATCAGTGAAATCTTTTTCAGCATAATAAGCAATGATATAGGAAATACCTATCTGAAAGACAAACCATAACAGTGGAATTTGAAAACTGGCTACAGGATCAAAACGATAAAACTCCATACCTTTCATCGCAAAAAGGTAATAGTCTACTATCGTTCCATTAGTCCACATAAAATTCAGTTCTTTTATCCCACTCATCGCATCAGAACACTGATATGCCGAAACAAAAGAAAAAATAATCGCAATCGCAAACATATAAGAGCGATTTATTAATCCTAAC includes:
- a CDS encoding hypothetical protein (manually curated) — protein: RGTSPLSMDPGLTTSPNQLPDLIDIIFTMYIDVN